The following are from one region of the Primulina eburnea isolate SZY01 chromosome 17, ASM2296580v1, whole genome shotgun sequence genome:
- the LOC140817765 gene encoding protein HIGH CHLOROPHYLL FLUORESCENCE PHENOTYPE 244, chloroplastic-like codes for MASSTLHPQFPTLTLRRPQPASLSWRRTLAPDSVASTSPHSSSSATILTSKGRGNASLIKCAAVNLAPGTPVRPTSILVVGATGTLGRQIVRRALDEGYDVRCLVRPRPAPADFLRDWGATVVNADLSKPETIPATLVGIHTVIDCATGRPEEPIKTVDWKGKVALIQCAKAMGIQKFVFFSIHNCDKHPEVPLMEIKHCTEKFIRDSGLNHITIRLCGFMQGLIGQYAVPILEEKSVWGTDAPTRIAYMDTQDIARLTFIAIRNENINGKLLTFAGPRAWTTQEVITLCERLAGQDANVTTVPVSILRFTRQLTRLFEWTNDVADRLAFSEVLSSDTVFSNPMAETYNLLGVDAKDISTLEKYLQDYFANILKKLKNLKAQSKQTDIYF; via the exons ATGGCCTCTTCAACTCTCCACCCCCAATTCCCCACCCTCACTCTCCGCCGTCCGCAGCCGGCTTCCCTTTCCTGGCGGCGCACTTTGGCACCGGACTCCGTTGCGTCCACCTCCCCTCACTCCTCTTCCTCTGCTACGATTCTTACTTCTAAGG GGAGGGGCAATGCGTCTTTGATCAAATGCGCCGCCGTAAATTTGGCCCCGGGGACTCCTGTGAGGCCTACCAGCATACTGGTGGTAGGCGCCACGGGCACTTTGGGCAGGCAGATTGTGAGGCGGGCGTTGGATGAAGGATATGATGTTAGGTGCCTCGTCAGGCCTCGCCCTGCTCCTGCTGATTTCCTACGTGACTGGGGCGCCACTGTTGTCAAT GCAGACTTGAGCAAACCTGAGACGATACCGGCCACATTGGTTGGTATCCATACAGTTATTGACTGTGCTACAGGACGACCGGAGGAACCCATAAAAACT GTAGATTGGAAAGGAAAAGTTGCCCTCATTCAATGCGCAAAGGCCATGGGAATCCAAAAATTTGTCTTCTTTTCAATCCATAATTGTGATAAGCATCCTGAAGTTCCACTTATGGAGATCAAACACTGCACTGAGAAATTTATCCGCGATTCAGGACTGAATCACATTACTATCCGGCTATGTGGTTTCATGCAG GGTCTGATTGGACAGTATGCGGTGCCCATATTGGAAGAGAAATCTGTTTGGGGTACTGATGCTCCCACACGAATAGCATATATGGATACCCAA GATATTGCTCGATTAACATTTATAGCTATACGAAATGAGAATATCAACGGAAAACTCCTTACTTTTGCCGGGCCTCGTGCATGGACAACTCAAGAG GTGATAACCTTGTGCGAGAGACTCGCTGGTCAAGATGCAAACGTTACCACGGTTCCTGTCTCAATTTTAAGATTCACACGCCAGTTGACTCGTTTGTTTGAGTGGACCAACGACGTCGCTGATAGATTGGCATTTTCTGAG GTTCTTAGTAGTGATACTGTTTTCTCCAACCCAATGGCTGAGACATACAATCTTCTTGGAGTTGATGCCAAAGATATTAGCACGCTAGAGAAATATCTGCAGGATTATTTCGCAAACATATTGAAGAAGCTGAAAAACCTCAAAGCACAGTCCAAGCAAACTGACATTTACTTTTGA
- the LOC140818115 gene encoding mitochondrial import inner membrane translocase subunit TIM44-2-like isoform X1, with product MASRKLLRDFLINKHILLRPQLIASKQASSRRGRPQFISSNGNMLRREFSVFNEFSKKIKGEVDRNQEFQQSIKDFKEKAQELKSVKEDLKARTKQTTEQLYKNVDGVWTEAEAKAKKVYADMEEKIAAAKIEVKESFGAGKQEPTGSKGTSSSHCSNGHGGDRSSCGGEKQQGQQQRPESDDNVKTLFGKVKDGFYFISPKVSLAFHKVKEVKPIDLVKKSYGIVKYELKGNPSRRKRLEYDASSGPSSSNFERSTRTEIVVLPSKQSPWSKKWEAFKNKMQGHPMFKRVSGISEPVLEKSQEIAEDMRERWETSDHPVVHKIQDISETVLGESDAAMSFKEIRRRDPTFSLPEFVAEVQEVVKPVLNAYFKGDADVLKKYCTSHVIERCVAERKAFESQGIFFDNKILHISEVEIRETKMMGDTPIIIVAFQTQQVYCVRDGLGSVTEGSQDTIQTVYYAWAMQQLDAELGDGYAAPYSIWKLREMQQLGVRALI from the exons ATGGCCAGCAGGAAACTCCTTAGAGATTTCTTGATAAACAAGCATATACTTCTTCGACCACAATTAATAGCATCTAAGCAG GCCTCGAGTAGACGGGGAAGGCCGCAGTTCATTTCTTCCAATGGGAATATGCTTAGACGTGAGTTCAGCGTGTTCAATGAGTTCTCTAAGAAGATCAAAGGTGAAGTCGACag GAACCAGGAATTTCAACAGTCCATTAAGGATTTTAAGGAGAAGGCACAGGAACTAAAGAGCGTGAAAGAGGATCTGAAAGCTAG AACGAAGCAGACTACTGAGCAGCTCTACAAGAATGTCGATGGTGTTTGGACAGAGGCTGAAGCCAAGGCAAAAAAG GTTTATGCTGACATGGAAGAAAAGATTGCTGCTGCTAAAATTGAG GTTAAAGAAAGTTTTGGTGCTGGAAAGCAAGAGCCAACAGGATCCAAAGGAACTTCATCAAGTCATTGCTCAAATGGCCACGGTGGAGACAGGTCTTCCTGTGGAGGAGAAAAGCAACAGGGGCAGCAACAGCGACCTGAATCTGATGATAATGTCAAAACTCTATTTGGCAAGGTTAAAgatggtttttattttatttctcccAAGGTGTCTTTAGCTTTCCACAAAGTGAAGGAAGTGAAGCCCATTGACTTGGTGAAGAAGAGCTATGGGATCGTGAAATATGAGTTGAAAGGCAATCCGAGTAGGAGAAAGCGCCTCGAATATGATGCTTCATCTGGTCCATCATCCTCAAACTTTGAAAGAAGCACCCGTACTGAGATTGTGGTGTTACCTTCAAAGCAATCCCCATGGAGTAAGAAATGGGAGGCATTCAAGAATAAG ATGCAAGGCCATCCTATGTTCAAGCGTGTTAGTGGAATAAGTGAACCCGTACTTGAAAAGAGCCAGGAG ATTGCTGAAGATATGCGGGAGAGATGGGAGACTAGTGATCATCCAGTTGTTCACAAAATCCAAGA TATTAGTGAAACTGTTCTGGGAGAATCAGATGCTGCCATGTCATTTAAAGAGATTCGCCGCAGAGACCC GACTTTTTCTTTACCAGAATTTGTAGCTGAAGTTCAAGAAGTGGTCAAACCAGTTCTTAATGCTTATTTTAAA GGGGATGCGGATGTTTTGAAAAAGTACTGTACTTCTCACGTCATTGAGCGGTGTGTAGCAGAGCGCAAAGCTTTTGAAAGCCAAGGGATCTTTTTTGATAACAAG ATTTTGCACATATCAGAAGTTGAGATTCGAGAGACTAAAATGATGGGAGACACTCCCATAATAATTGTGGCA TTCCAAACGCAGCAAGTCTACTGTGTACGCGATGGACTGGGTTCAGTAACAGAAGGTAGTCAG GACACAATTCAGACGGTGTATTATGCATGGGCTATGCAGCAGTTGGATGCTGAACTTGGAGATGGTTATGCTGCCCCTTACTCTATTTGGAAGCTTAGAGAAATGCAGCAGCTTGGTGTTAGGGCCCTCATTTAA
- the LOC140818115 gene encoding mitochondrial import inner membrane translocase subunit TIM44-2-like isoform X2: MAKCRTKQTTEQLYKNVDGVWTEAEAKAKKVYADMEEKIAAAKIEVKESFGAGKQEPTGSKGTSSSHCSNGHGGDRSSCGGEKQQGQQQRPESDDNVKTLFGKVKDGFYFISPKVSLAFHKVKEVKPIDLVKKSYGIVKYELKGNPSRRKRLEYDASSGPSSSNFERSTRTEIVVLPSKQSPWSKKWEAFKNKMQGHPMFKRVSGISEPVLEKSQEIAEDMRERWETSDHPVVHKIQDISETVLGESDAAMSFKEIRRRDPTFSLPEFVAEVQEVVKPVLNAYFKGDADVLKKYCTSHVIERCVAERKAFESQGIFFDNKILHISEVEIRETKMMGDTPIIIVAFQTQQVYCVRDGLGSVTEGSQDTIQTVYYAWAMQQLDAELGDGYAAPYSIWKLREMQQLGVRALI; the protein is encoded by the exons ATGGCGAAATGCAGAACGAAGCAGACTACTGAGCAGCTCTACAAGAATGTCGATGGTGTTTGGACAGAGGCTGAAGCCAAGGCAAAAAAG GTTTATGCTGACATGGAAGAAAAGATTGCTGCTGCTAAAATTGAG GTTAAAGAAAGTTTTGGTGCTGGAAAGCAAGAGCCAACAGGATCCAAAGGAACTTCATCAAGTCATTGCTCAAATGGCCACGGTGGAGACAGGTCTTCCTGTGGAGGAGAAAAGCAACAGGGGCAGCAACAGCGACCTGAATCTGATGATAATGTCAAAACTCTATTTGGCAAGGTTAAAgatggtttttattttatttctcccAAGGTGTCTTTAGCTTTCCACAAAGTGAAGGAAGTGAAGCCCATTGACTTGGTGAAGAAGAGCTATGGGATCGTGAAATATGAGTTGAAAGGCAATCCGAGTAGGAGAAAGCGCCTCGAATATGATGCTTCATCTGGTCCATCATCCTCAAACTTTGAAAGAAGCACCCGTACTGAGATTGTGGTGTTACCTTCAAAGCAATCCCCATGGAGTAAGAAATGGGAGGCATTCAAGAATAAG ATGCAAGGCCATCCTATGTTCAAGCGTGTTAGTGGAATAAGTGAACCCGTACTTGAAAAGAGCCAGGAG ATTGCTGAAGATATGCGGGAGAGATGGGAGACTAGTGATCATCCAGTTGTTCACAAAATCCAAGA TATTAGTGAAACTGTTCTGGGAGAATCAGATGCTGCCATGTCATTTAAAGAGATTCGCCGCAGAGACCC GACTTTTTCTTTACCAGAATTTGTAGCTGAAGTTCAAGAAGTGGTCAAACCAGTTCTTAATGCTTATTTTAAA GGGGATGCGGATGTTTTGAAAAAGTACTGTACTTCTCACGTCATTGAGCGGTGTGTAGCAGAGCGCAAAGCTTTTGAAAGCCAAGGGATCTTTTTTGATAACAAG ATTTTGCACATATCAGAAGTTGAGATTCGAGAGACTAAAATGATGGGAGACACTCCCATAATAATTGTGGCA TTCCAAACGCAGCAAGTCTACTGTGTACGCGATGGACTGGGTTCAGTAACAGAAGGTAGTCAG GACACAATTCAGACGGTGTATTATGCATGGGCTATGCAGCAGTTGGATGCTGAACTTGGAGATGGTTATGCTGCCCCTTACTCTATTTGGAAGCTTAGAGAAATGCAGCAGCTTGGTGTTAGGGCCCTCATTTAA